GGATCGAGTATCCCCCATCCGCATCCAGGCGAAGAGTGTGCTGGGGAAGCGCCCGATGGATCGCCTGGATCTTTGCCACATCCTCATCGGGATCGAAGCCTCCCTTGAGCTTCAGGATGCGGAATCCCTGTTTCGCCAGCCCGCGAGCGATCTCAACCGTTTCCGGGAGCGAGACGCAAGGGATCGTGACCGAGGTTTGAATTCGATTGCGGTAGCCTCCCAGCAGGCGGTACACCGGCAGCCCCGCAATCATGCCGAGCAGATCGTGGAAGGCCAGATCGAAGGCGACCAGAGCCGAGGGCGCGGCCTCGACGAGTGGCGTGAGTTCGGCCAGGGTGTATTCGATCTGGGTCGGGTGCAGGTCGGGAACCCGATCGGCGCAGGCCTGACACGCCCGAAGGACCGCCGCCGGCTCGTCCCCGGTCAGCGCCGGGTGGGCGACGGTGCACCCCCAGGCCGACCTGCCCTGCTGGGTGATCAAGCGGACGAAAACCGCCTGGACCGCGGTCAGCGGAGGAAGGCAGGCCGTCCGCAGCGTGTGCCGAAGGCGGAGTTCGACCGGGGTGACCTCGACCTTCGCAATCTGCATGCGGTCTCCTCGGCGGACGGTCGCTCCGCCAGGCCAGGCAGCACGCCCTCCGCCTCGATCAACGACACGGCGCCGACGGACCCGGTCGACACGGCCGAGAAGCCCACTGGATCGACCCTGCCTGGCAACGACCGCTCGGCTGCCTCAAGATCATGACCCAGGGTCCGGGGTGTCGCCGCCTGAGCCGGAATCCGCCGGATCGGGCCCCAGACCCAGATCGAGCTTCTCCTCCATGCGAATCTGACCGCGCAAAAACGCACCTTCCTCGGTCGAGAACGATGTCGTCGTCACATCTCCCCACACGCGCCCGCTGCGCGTGATCTCGACCCGCTGGGCAAGGATATCGCCCTTCAGCGAACCCGCCACAACGACCGTCGTGGCACGGATCTCCCGGCAGCTGACCCGCCCCGTCTCTCCGATGACGACCAACCCGCGCAGGGCGATCTCGCCCTCGAAAGTACCATCGATTCGGACGCCCCCGGCGCCGCTCAGCGAGCCCTGCCAGGCGATGCCCCCGCCAAGGATGGAATCCACCCGCTCGCTGACCTCGATCACGCTTGCTGGACGTTCGCTTCCCTTGCGAAACACAGATTCCTCCCGGCGCCCGGAGGCGAGCGCGGCCGTAACGATCTTCAGGATGGATCAAGCAACTGCCGCGCCGCCGGGAGACCCCCCGCCGGCTCGGCCGAAAGCACCGCCCGCTGGATGGCTTCCGCCACCGCTTCCGCTGCAAACGCCCCCACGGCCGATGCGTCTCCCCGCCGGTTTCCGGTAGACAGGGCGAAGAGGGTATCCCCATCATACAGGGTATGGGCCGGGCGAATGCAGCGAGCG
The sequence above is drawn from the Anaerolineales bacterium genome and encodes:
- a CDS encoding polymer-forming cytoskeletal protein; the protein is MFRKGSERPASVIEVSERVDSILGGGIAWQGSLSGAGGVRIDGTFEGEIALRGLVVIGETGRVSCREIRATTVVVAGSLKGDILAQRVEITRSGRVWGDVTTTSFSTEEGAFLRGQIRMEEKLDLGLGPDPADSGSGGDTPDPGS